The Nitrospira sp. KM1 genome includes a window with the following:
- a CDS encoding sigma-54 dependent transcriptional regulator yields MLRQSRVMLVDDDLETVKMIQEVLIKEGYEVETANEAESALRRLTEWQPELLITDIHMPGMDGLALLETVRQKSPDVLVILLTAFGSLKTAVDAIKAGAFDYLSKPFIVEDIRLVVRRALEHKKLLKENRSLRDQLRQRYSLDNLVGSSPGMVTVYKTVARVAKTDSTVLIQGESGTGKELIARAIHANSPRSSGPFIPIDTGSLAESLLESELYGHERGAFTGAVSMKKGLLEQAHQGTCFLDEIADLSPVVQSKLLRTLQEREVRRVGSNVTQTLDVRIIAATKKDLKPLVAAGKFREDLFYRLEVVTITLPPLRERIDDIAPLSQFFVDKLGRTKERPVSGLSPETLKLLKNYSWPGNVRELEHVVERAIALTPHPVLLPEDLPDAVRVATVQEHAQARGWTTLEQLEKEHIQRVLDAHQQDHGQASAILGIHRKTLLRKIRSYGLSERGSAISQ; encoded by the coding sequence ATGCTGCGACAATCGCGTGTCATGCTCGTCGACGATGATCTGGAAACCGTCAAGATGATTCAGGAGGTCCTCATCAAGGAAGGCTATGAAGTCGAGACTGCAAACGAAGCCGAATCGGCGCTGCGTCGCCTGACGGAGTGGCAACCGGAACTTCTCATCACCGACATTCACATGCCTGGAATGGATGGGCTGGCCTTGCTGGAAACAGTCCGTCAAAAGAGTCCTGATGTGCTCGTGATTTTGTTGACTGCCTTCGGATCGTTGAAGACGGCCGTGGACGCCATCAAAGCGGGGGCGTTCGATTATCTGAGCAAGCCATTCATCGTCGAAGACATCCGGCTTGTGGTCCGGCGGGCTCTCGAGCATAAAAAACTATTGAAGGAGAATCGCTCGTTACGGGATCAGTTGCGGCAGCGCTACTCGCTCGACAACCTGGTCGGGAGCAGTCCGGGCATGGTGACGGTGTATAAAACTGTCGCTCGTGTGGCCAAGACTGATAGTACAGTTTTGATTCAAGGTGAAAGCGGGACGGGCAAGGAGTTGATCGCGCGTGCCATTCATGCCAACAGCCCTAGGAGCAGCGGTCCGTTCATTCCGATCGACACAGGGTCATTGGCAGAGTCGCTGCTCGAATCTGAGCTGTATGGCCATGAGCGCGGAGCTTTTACGGGCGCAGTGTCGATGAAGAAAGGACTGCTCGAGCAGGCGCACCAAGGAACCTGCTTCCTGGACGAAATAGCCGACCTGTCTCCCGTCGTCCAAAGCAAATTGCTTCGGACGCTTCAGGAGCGTGAGGTTCGCCGCGTTGGCAGCAATGTCACTCAAACCTTGGACGTCCGGATCATTGCTGCGACAAAAAAGGATTTGAAACCCCTGGTGGCGGCGGGCAAGTTTCGAGAAGATCTGTTTTATCGATTGGAAGTCGTCACCATTACCCTGCCCCCGTTACGAGAGCGCATTGACGACATCGCTCCGCTTAGCCAGTTTTTCGTGGATAAATTGGGCCGAACAAAGGAGCGCCCTGTCAGCGGACTGTCGCCGGAGACCCTTAAGCTGTTGAAAAATTATTCGTGGCCCGGGAATGTCAGAGAACTCGAGCATGTGGTCGAACGCGCTATCGCGCTCACGCCCCATCCCGTCCTCCTTCCGGAGGATCTACCCGACGCGGTCCGCGTGGCGACTGTACAAGAGCATGCGCAAGCTCGCGGCTGGACTACGTTGGAACAGTTGGAAAAAGAACATATCCAGCGTGTTCTCGATGCCCATCAACAGGACCACGGGCAGGCCTCCGCCATATTGGGCATTCACCGGAAGACATTGCTTCGAAAAATTCGATCCTACGGCCTTAGCGAGCGGGGATCCGCCATTTCCCAGTAA
- a CDS encoding DUF5752 family protein, whose translation MYTAERPFVFMECSELREILGEEAEDERRLAELLESVPLDSIYFHTHSYLLRHSYVERPYPNDFAQWVAMEVRDHVLGERLAVVDPFEFSELEALRGELISIIDDHLSRMPIVPRVIFGEPFHFNKSRILQVPTGIAAKTLQEFRNALGEVEVSAIYFHVFESRHRLHQDDSDFATWIDKCLGMPDLANRFRSINPYLGSLERLRSALLTACDDVLSREPQT comes from the coding sequence GTGTATACGGCAGAACGGCCTTTTGTATTCATGGAATGTTCGGAATTACGGGAGATACTCGGAGAAGAAGCCGAAGATGAACGTCGGCTGGCTGAGTTGCTCGAATCTGTCCCTCTCGATTCCATCTATTTTCACACCCATAGTTATTTACTACGGCATAGCTATGTGGAACGGCCTTATCCCAATGATTTTGCGCAGTGGGTTGCCATGGAAGTTCGGGACCATGTACTGGGCGAAAGACTCGCCGTGGTCGATCCGTTTGAATTCTCGGAATTGGAAGCCTTGCGGGGAGAACTCATCTCGATTATCGATGACCACCTCTCGCGCATGCCGATCGTTCCGCGGGTCATTTTTGGAGAGCCGTTTCATTTTAATAAATCTCGCATTCTCCAGGTGCCGACCGGCATTGCGGCCAAGACATTGCAGGAATTTCGAAATGCCTTGGGCGAGGTTGAGGTAAGCGCAATCTATTTCCATGTCTTCGAATCGCGTCATCGCCTGCATCAGGATGACAGCGATTTTGCCACGTGGATTGACAAGTGCCTCGGCATGCCGGACCTTGCGAACAGGTTTCGGTCCATTAATCCATATTTGGGCAGTCTCGAACGGTTACGGTCGGCACTCCTCACGGCCTGCGACGATGTACTCAGCCGTGAGCCGCAGACTTGA
- the treS gene encoding maltose alpha-D-glucosyltransferase: MAVVMTDPTWFKDAVFYELHVKAFCDSNDDGIGDFRGLIGKLDYIEWLGVNCIWLLPFFPSPLRDDGYDVSNYRDIFPDYGSMADFREFLDEAHRRGMRVIADLVLNHTSDQHAWFQSARSSPQSPTRDYYVWSDTDKRYEKARIIFIDTEKSNWTWDPVANAYYWHRFFSHQPDLNYGNPELRNAMLDVMSFWLEQGLDGFRCDAVPYLFEREGTICENLPETHTYLKEVRKRIDTAYQGRILLAEANQWPADVRPYFGDGDEFHMAFHFPLMPRLFMGLRSEDWHPIVDMFTHTPPIPENCQWCLFLRNHDELTLEMCAGEERDYMYYAYARDPQMRRNIGIARRLAPLLDNDRRKIELLNSLVFTLPGSPIIYYGDEIGMGDNVHLGDRNGVRTPMQWTADRNGGFSKTDPAKLYLPANSDSVYGYQGTNVESQRQAQHSLLQWMKHMIAVRRRQPAFGRGTITFLRPHTDKVLTYLREYRDTTLLLVHNLAGSAQPVELDLSRFEGMVPHELFGDSRFPVIGKQTYALSLAPYGFYWFKLHPKAVSDSSYGIEGSVI, from the coding sequence ATGGCGGTGGTGATGACGGATCCAACCTGGTTCAAAGACGCGGTATTCTATGAACTGCACGTCAAAGCCTTTTGTGACAGCAATGACGATGGGATCGGAGACTTCCGAGGCTTGATCGGGAAATTGGACTACATCGAATGGTTGGGAGTGAACTGTATCTGGCTGCTCCCATTCTTTCCGTCGCCGCTGCGTGATGACGGCTACGATGTTTCGAATTACAGGGACATTTTCCCCGACTACGGCTCGATGGCAGATTTTCGGGAGTTCCTGGACGAAGCGCATCGCAGAGGGATGCGAGTGATCGCTGATCTTGTGCTCAACCATACATCGGATCAACATGCCTGGTTTCAATCTGCTCGTAGCTCACCGCAATCGCCGACCCGAGACTATTATGTCTGGAGCGACACTGATAAGCGGTATGAAAAGGCACGCATCATCTTTATCGACACGGAAAAATCCAATTGGACATGGGATCCTGTCGCCAACGCGTACTATTGGCATCGGTTCTTCAGCCATCAGCCCGATTTGAACTACGGCAACCCCGAGTTACGGAACGCCATGCTGGACGTGATGTCCTTTTGGCTGGAACAGGGACTCGATGGGTTTCGATGCGATGCGGTGCCATATCTGTTTGAGCGCGAGGGGACGATCTGCGAGAATCTGCCGGAAACCCATACGTATCTCAAAGAAGTCCGCAAACGGATCGATACGGCCTATCAAGGGCGAATCCTGCTGGCTGAAGCCAACCAATGGCCGGCAGACGTACGCCCATATTTTGGCGACGGTGACGAATTTCACATGGCGTTTCATTTTCCGTTGATGCCCAGATTATTTATGGGTTTGCGAAGCGAGGATTGGCATCCGATCGTCGATATGTTCACCCATACGCCGCCCATACCGGAGAATTGCCAATGGTGCCTCTTCCTCCGGAATCACGATGAACTGACATTGGAGATGTGCGCCGGTGAGGAACGAGATTACATGTACTACGCCTACGCACGTGATCCTCAGATGAGGCGGAATATCGGCATCGCCAGACGCTTGGCGCCCCTGCTGGACAATGACCGCCGCAAGATCGAACTGCTCAATAGTCTGGTCTTCACATTGCCGGGAAGTCCGATCATCTATTACGGCGACGAAATCGGCATGGGCGACAACGTGCACCTCGGAGACCGTAATGGCGTCCGTACACCCATGCAGTGGACGGCGGATCGGAACGGAGGTTTTTCAAAGACTGACCCCGCGAAACTCTACCTGCCGGCGAATTCCGATTCGGTATATGGCTATCAGGGTACGAATGTCGAATCCCAACGTCAGGCACAGCACTCTCTCCTACAATGGATGAAACACATGATCGCCGTGCGAAGGAGGCAGCCTGCGTTTGGTCGCGGGACCATTACCTTTCTTCGCCCGCACACCGACAAGGTGCTGACCTATCTGCGTGAATACCGCGACACGACGTTATTGTTGGTGCACAACCTGGCGGGCTCGGCGCAGCCGGTGGAGTTGGACCTCTCACGGTTCGAAGGGATGGTGCCACATGAGCTTTTCGGTGATTCGCGGTTTCCAGTTATCGGCAAACAGACCTATGCGTTGAGTCTGGCTCCCTACGGCTTTTACTGGTTCAAGCTTCACCCCAAAGCGGTTTCGGATTCTTCCTACGGCATCGAAGGCAGTGTGATCTGA
- a CDS encoding glycosyltransferase: MARELDEYRDCAPKGTVDFLYRLSDVVSGRKFLHVSAVRYGSGMAEILRRLVPMMKALGVDARWEVLAGDQEFFRVTRLLANALQSQDERLTDQMQEVYLRINQRNAMALDLDADLVMVHDPQPAALIEYRKGGNWFWRCYLDVGTPRQHAWNFLRRFVVAYDAAIFSLPGFAHRLPIPQFLIYPSIDPLSEKNRELSRAEINDVMQRLGIPRNKPILLQLSRFERFKDPVGAITAYRLVKKHHDCRVIIAGSGVTHEPEGEAVLAEIQEAAAEDPDIHVLQLPPEADLEINALQRAATLIFQKSVKEGFNVSVAEAMWKGKPVIGSTAGGIAAQIIDGTTGYTVHSVEGVAFRARYLLNNPGVIQRMGGAGREHVRRNFLITRDVSDFLTLMRLFANR; this comes from the coding sequence GTGGCCCGCGAACTGGACGAATATCGAGATTGTGCCCCCAAAGGAACGGTCGATTTCCTCTATCGACTAAGCGACGTGGTATCGGGACGCAAGTTTCTCCATGTCAGTGCTGTCCGCTACGGGAGCGGGATGGCTGAAATCCTGCGTCGGCTCGTGCCGATGATGAAGGCGTTGGGGGTTGACGCCCGGTGGGAGGTGTTGGCCGGCGATCAGGAGTTTTTCCGGGTCACCCGGCTTCTGGCAAATGCACTTCAGAGTCAGGACGAGCGTCTGACGGACCAAATGCAGGAAGTCTACCTTCGGATCAACCAGCGCAATGCCATGGCGCTCGATCTCGACGCGGACCTCGTCATGGTTCATGATCCTCAGCCTGCCGCGTTGATCGAATATCGAAAAGGCGGTAATTGGTTTTGGCGCTGCTACCTCGACGTGGGCACGCCGCGCCAACATGCGTGGAATTTTCTTCGGCGTTTTGTGGTCGCGTATGATGCCGCCATTTTTTCGTTGCCTGGGTTTGCCCACCGGCTGCCGATTCCCCAATTCCTGATCTATCCGTCCATCGACCCCTTGAGCGAGAAAAATCGGGAATTGAGCCGTGCAGAAATCAATGACGTGATGCAGCGTCTCGGCATTCCGCGGAATAAACCGATTTTGTTGCAACTTTCACGTTTCGAACGGTTTAAGGATCCGGTCGGGGCTATCACCGCCTATCGCTTGGTGAAAAAGCATCACGACTGTCGCGTGATCATCGCTGGGTCCGGCGTGACCCATGAGCCGGAAGGAGAAGCCGTGCTCGCTGAGATCCAGGAGGCCGCCGCGGAAGACCCGGATATCCATGTCCTCCAGTTGCCTCCCGAGGCCGATCTCGAGATCAACGCTCTTCAGCGCGCAGCGACTCTGATTTTTCAGAAGTCGGTAAAGGAAGGATTCAACGTCTCGGTGGCAGAAGCCATGTGGAAGGGCAAGCCGGTCATCGGCAGCACGGCCGGTGGCATTGCGGCACAGATCATAGATGGAACGACGGGCTATACGGTCCATTCGGTTGAAGGAGTGGCATTTAGAGCCAGATATCTCCTCAACAACCCGGGAGTCATTCAGCGCATGGGAGGAGCGGGGCGCGAGCATGTGAGGAGAAATTTTCTCATCACTCGAGACGTAAGCGATTTTTTGACCCTCATGCGGCTGTTCGCAAATCGATGA
- a CDS encoding glycosyltransferase family A protein yields the protein MPAAAWEQIQEQYPGLDKIDILIGLPTFNLAATIETVLSAILEGLDRWFPQASVIIVAADGGSKDGTPELIKRSIGNRRPVAVIPAIANGMVANPFAINRLSYSGMPAREESFRSLFMIAEQSRARTCICIDGGIRSVMPDWVELLAKPVLEKDADYVAPVFRRQRYEGSLTNGLVAPLTRALYGKRIAGQAGGAYGFSGKLISRCVQKDLWEGEAARFSIDTWLTTVAIAEGFNVWQASLGSKIQDVKANGLDVSMVLTQAVGAVFHYMERYQDVWEKQAESSAVPVSGPPFEVRAEAVTINTERMVQGFQQGLRDLLPIWEIILAPDTLEGILALGLAEEDAFTFPLPLWVQTVYDFAIAYREKVIHRDHLLKSLTPLYLGRTASLVLETRGAGTEEVERAVEHGCTTFERMKPYLVERWRFQ from the coding sequence ATGCCAGCCGCAGCGTGGGAGCAAATTCAAGAGCAGTATCCTGGTCTCGACAAGATCGACATTCTGATCGGCCTTCCGACCTTCAATCTCGCAGCCACGATTGAAACTGTCCTGAGCGCCATTCTGGAAGGTCTCGACCGGTGGTTTCCTCAGGCGTCGGTCATCATCGTCGCAGCCGATGGAGGATCGAAGGACGGCACGCCGGAACTGATCAAGCGCAGCATTGGAAATCGCCGTCCTGTCGCGGTGATTCCCGCTATCGCCAATGGGATGGTGGCCAATCCGTTCGCGATCAATCGATTGTCGTACTCCGGGATGCCCGCCCGGGAAGAATCATTCAGATCGCTCTTCATGATCGCCGAACAATCGCGGGCGCGAACCTGCATCTGTATCGACGGAGGCATCCGCTCCGTTATGCCGGATTGGGTGGAACTGCTTGCCAAGCCGGTATTGGAAAAGGATGCCGATTATGTCGCGCCGGTCTTCCGTCGGCAACGCTATGAGGGAAGTCTCACCAATGGACTTGTCGCACCATTGACCCGAGCGCTCTATGGTAAGCGGATCGCCGGTCAAGCTGGCGGAGCATATGGTTTCTCTGGAAAGCTAATCAGCCGCTGTGTGCAAAAAGATCTCTGGGAAGGCGAGGCTGCGCGGTTCAGCATTGACACGTGGTTGACCACGGTCGCCATCGCTGAAGGATTTAATGTCTGGCAAGCGTCGCTCGGATCCAAGATTCAAGATGTCAAGGCAAACGGTCTGGACGTATCAATGGTGCTGACGCAGGCGGTGGGTGCGGTCTTTCATTATATGGAGCGCTATCAGGATGTCTGGGAAAAACAAGCTGAGTCGAGCGCGGTTCCGGTCAGCGGGCCTCCGTTTGAAGTACGGGCTGAGGCGGTGACGATCAATACCGAGCGAATGGTGCAAGGATTTCAGCAGGGACTACGGGATTTGCTCCCGATCTGGGAAATCATTCTCGCCCCCGACACCTTGGAAGGCATCCTCGCGCTCGGATTGGCCGAGGAGGACGCGTTTACCTTTCCGCTCCCACTATGGGTTCAGACCGTCTACGACTTCGCGATCGCGTACCGCGAAAAGGTCATCCATCGAGACCACCTCCTCAAATCATTGACCCCGCTGTATCTCGGCCGGACTGCATCGCTGGTACTTGAAACAAGGGGGGCCGGAACGGAAGAGGTAGAACGGGCGGTGGAACACGGTTGCACGACCTTCGAGCGCATGAAGCCGTATCTGGTCGAGCGATGGAGGTTCCAATGA